Within Candidatus Methylomirabilota bacterium, the genomic segment CGGCTCCTTCAGCGACGCCCTCCGCATGGGCGCAGAGATCTTCCACACGCTGAAGAAGCTCCTGAAAGACAAGGGGCTGTCGACCGGCGTGGGCGACGAGGGCGGCTTCGCCCCCGCGCTGGGCGGCAACGAGCCCGCGCTCGACTTCATGCTGCGGGCGATCGAGCGCGCGGGCTACCGGCCGGGCGAGGACGTGTGGCTCGCGCTCGACACCGCGGCCAGCGAGTTCGGCGAGCACGGCCGCTATCGGCTGCGCGCGGACAAGACCGAGAAGTCGAGCCAGGAGATGATCGGCTTCTACGAGACGCTCATGGGCCGCTACCCCATCTGCTCGATCGAGGACGGCCTCGCCGAGGACGACTGGGAGGGCTGGGGCGCGCTGACCCGGCGCATCGGCGGCCGGTGCCAGCTGGTGGGCGACGACGTGTTCGTCACCAACCCGGCCATCCTGCAGGAGGGCATCCGCAAGGGCATCGCCAACGCGATCCTCATCAAGGTGAACCAGATCGGCACGCTGACCGAGACGCTCGAGGCGGTCGAGCTGGCCAAGCGCGCGGGCTACGGCACCGTGATCTCCCACCGCTCCGGCGAGACCGAGGACGCCTTCGTGGCCGATCTCGCGGTCGGGGTCAACGCGGGACAGATCAAGACCGGCTCGCTGGCCCGGGGGGAGCGCACCGCCAAGTACAACCAGCTGCTGCGCATCGAGGAGGAGCTGGGCGCGGCCGCCGTGTGGGCGGGCCGCGCCGTGTTCAGGAGCCTCGCTCAGTGAGCCCGCGCTCGCTGATCCTCGGACTGTTCGGCCTCGCGACCGTCATGATGCTGGCCTACGGCGGGCAGAGCCTGGCCCGGGTCTGGCACATGAAGACCGAGGTCGAGAGTCTCGAGCGCGAGATCTCCACGCTGC encodes:
- the eno gene encoding phosphopyruvate hydratase, which codes for MSEIRTTHAREVLDSRGNPTVEVDMWLDSGAFGRAIVPSGASTGKREAVELRDDDDNRYGGKGVRRAVQNVNEVIAPEIEGLEAGEQAALDRALLELDGTPNKSGLGANALLGISLAAARASAEDAGLPLYQYLGGPGARILPVPLMNVLNGGAHADNGLDIQEFMLVPAGAGSFSDALRMGAEIFHTLKKLLKDKGLSTGVGDEGGFAPALGGNEPALDFMLRAIERAGYRPGEDVWLALDTAASEFGEHGRYRLRADKTEKSSQEMIGFYETLMGRYPICSIEDGLAEDDWEGWGALTRRIGGRCQLVGDDVFVTNPAILQEGIRKGIANAILIKVNQIGTLTETLEAVELAKRAGYGTVISHRSGETEDAFVADLAVGVNAGQIKTGSLARGERTAKYNQLLRIEEELGAAAVWAGRAVFRSLAQ